The genomic stretch AACCATTTCAAGACTTGATAGTACAGTAGTACTTGGAGGAGCAACACAAAGTAACCAACAAAGAACAGGTTGTCAAACAAACTGTACAGCATGGAATCCTAAAGGTCAATAACCATAACTAAATCTTATATCATGAAAAAAAAGAATCTAAAAAATCTCAAACTAGTTAAAGAAAACATTTCAAAACTAGAAGTAAAAGAAAGTGACAAACTAAAAGGCGGTACAGGTGGCGGTAGCTATTGCAATACCTGCTTTGATTGTTGGTTACACTAATACAATACAAGCGAACTTCGGTTCGCTTTTTTTATGCTTTTTATTTAAAATTTCAAGTTTTTTCATTTTTTTGGGTAATGAATCTTCACAATAAACCCTACTAGATATAACTACAAAAATATATTAGATATGAAAAAGCGAAATTTAAAGAGTTTGCAATTAAACAAAAAGTCAATTTCAAACATCAATGAAACAGTAAAAGGAGGAATTTATAGAACTGCAGGTTGTTATTCTGTTCAAATTTGCCATATAGAACCAGATACAGATCATACATTAAAACCAATTCCTGTGGATTCCTGGGGAAGTTGTCATCCATGTCAAACGATTATATGTTAAGCTTAAATAATATCATTCATGATTTAAAATAAAAGCAGCAACAACATTAATTTTATAAAAAGGGGTTTTTAAAATTTTAATTGTTGACAAAAGGGCAAACGTAGGTTTGCTCTTTTTTTTGTATCTTTTTGGTTATTAATTTTTTAAAACACATATAATTATGATCAACAAGTTGAAAACATTCAAATTTAAGAACGCACAACAAGTTTTAGGTGGAGAAATTCATTCCATTACTGCTGAAGTTACGATCAACAAAGCAAAAAGTGCAGACAAGCTTATGCAGAAAATGACACAATATATTTCTTCATAATTACAGAGCGAACTTCGGTTCGCTTTCTTTCTTTCTTTCAATAAGTCTAAAAATCCAAGTAGTCCAACAATCTAAGAAAATCTACCCAATCTACGAGTTAAACTTCAAAAATCGTCTCGCTTCTCGCTCTAGGAAAATTCGATATTTATTTGGTGGTTCAACAGTAAACGAACACTTTTCTTTCGTTTTTGGATGTGTAAATTGAATTGAAGTTGCACACAGAAACATTCCTTTTTTATAATTTTCTTCGTCTTTTCCGTGAATCTGATCGCCAATTATTGGATGATTGATGCTTTTTAAGTGAATTCGTAATTGGTGCGTTCTTCCTGTTTTTGGAAACAATTTTACATGCGAAAGGTATCCGTTTTGCAGCGAAGAAACTGTTTGTATCGTTTCGTATATTGTTAATGCTTCTTTTTCGGCTACAGCCGAATTGATCTCGCCGTGCAGATTTGTTTTCCCAATCACAATAGCTTCATACACTTTAGAAACTTCTTGCAATTCAAACTGTTTATATAAGTGAAATTGTGCGCTTTTGGTTTTGGCAACAATCAAAATTCCTGATGTTGGATTGTCCAAACGATGCACAGGTTTTGGAAACGGTAATTTATCTGGTGCGTGCGAAGGTTTTAAATTATGCGGTAATGCATTTTCAATGGTTTTAAAATAATTTCCGTTTGTGGGAAATCCAGCAGGTTTATTGATGATTGCAATATCATCATCTTCAAAAACCACCGAAATTGCTAGTTTGAAAATTTTCTTTGGAATTGTTGCTACTGCATAAATTTCAATTGTATCATTTTCTGAAACAAAAGTTGCCGTTGTTGCAACGTTTCCGTTAATCAAAAGAAGCTTCTTTTTAATGATTTTCTTAAGCGAACTTTTAGTTAGAACGCTTTCAAACACAGCAACATCATATTCTTGAATTCGCACAGAATTTTCAAGTTTTGGGACGATATGTGTTTCGAGTAGTTTCAAAAATAATAGTTTTAGTAAAAATATGAAAACCACCTCGAAAGAAGTGGTTTTTTTGTCTAACAGTCTAACAGTCTAACAGTCTAACAGTCTAACTAGTCTAAAATTCTACTTAATCTTCTTTCCAGGTATATTCTGTCCACCTTGATGCAATATAAGACTCTTGGGCATCTTAGTTACTTCATCAATTTGAAAAGTGATTTTTGCTTCCACAACTTTTAAGAAAAAGTTATCTTCAGATTCCGCAAAGAGTTCAAATTTAGGTTGGTTGGTAGCTTGTGCAAAAATTTGATTTCCTTTTACATTTACTTCAATAAAAAAGGTAGGAGCTAATTCATACGTTCCAATATATTTTTTTAGAACTTCTTCTGAAAGCTGAATTTCTTTTTTGCTTTCCGCCATTTTTTTATCAGTTTCAACACCTTTTGAAACGTTAATATTACTCTTGAAAACTACTTTTTTAGGTGTTCCATCGCTGAAAATATATTCCGCAAAACTATCTTCAAAAAAGAAACGATTCTGCGTAAGCGGGAAAATTTTAAAAGCCGCATTTCCATCCGAACGTTGACTGTACAATTGATCGTCTTTTAGCGAAACAAACCGAACAACGCCATCTTCAAATTCATAAGCGCCAACCCATTTTTGCAATTGTTCTTTGGTAAGTGTTACTTTTTTTGAAAGTTCAGGATACGGTTTTCCAATAGCAATTGCTGCAATTTTAAACGCAATTTCACTTGGCGAATTGCAATTACAATTCGTCAAAATAATTACATATGCATTTTCGCTAGGAACATAAATTCCTTGTGTTGTATAGCCGAAAATTCCGCCACCATGTTCAATAACAGGAACTTCATTTATCATATTCATTGCCCAACCGTAGCCATAATTTATTTTATCGCCATTGTTAAGTGTGTAATTTGTAAACGCTTTCGCTAGACTTTCTTTAGAAATTAACGCATTGTTTCTAACCGCTTTATGCCACAAATACATATCGTCTACAGTTGACATTATGGAACCAGCCGCATACGGAATGTTCATGCTAATGTAATCTGCATTCAAATACGTTTCCTGTTTTTGATAACCAGCAGCTCTGTTTTTAACGATCGTATATTTACTTCCATATAATGAATTGTTCATCTTTAACTCGTCAAAAATTCGTTTTTGAAGAAATTCAGGATAGGGCATTCCACTTACTTTTTCAATGATATATCCTAATAATACAAATCCAGAATTGTTGTAAAGATATTGCTCACCAGGTTTAAAATCCATCGGTTCATTTTTGAAAGCATCAATCAATTCTGTTGGCGAAATATCTTTTCGAGCAAAATCTCTTAACGATGGAATTGATGTATAACTTTTAATTCCAGAAGTATGCGTGAGTAAGTGATGCACCGTAATTTTGGTTTCTTGGGTTGGATAATCAGGAATAAACTTTGTGATTTCATCATCTAGCGAAAGCTTTCCTTCTTCTAATAACATTAAAATACCAACGGCTGTAAATTGTTTTGTGATGGATCCGATTTCGAAAACATTTTCAGGAATCATGTCTGTATTTAATTCCAGATTCGATTTCCCAAATGCTTTTCGATATACGATTTCTCCTTCTTTGGCAATTAAAATAGTCGCTCCAGAATCGTCTGTTTTGTATTGATTGCTCATTAATTGATCAATTTTTTCTTCCATGTTTTGCGCAAATTGCACAGACGGAATTGATACGAAAAGTAGTAAAAAGAGCAGTTTTAAATTTAAGATTGGTTTCATGTGTTGATTGTTTTTGATTTGATTGAATGAATGTTTGACGATGAAATTAATAGTTAGTTACAAAAAAAGCCTCTTCATTTGAAGAGGCTTTAAGATACCAATTATTTTATAGAGTTATTTTATCATCTCGTAACTACGTTTGATGAATTGTGTTAATTCTTCTCCCGTAAGTAAATTTTGAGATAGTCGTGCTAGATCTAGCGATTGCTTGATTAAGCGTTCTTGTTTCTTTTTTGTTTTAGTGCTTAGAATCTGTCCAACCAACTCATGATTTGTATTCACGATGAGGTTATACATTTCTGGGAAATTTCCAAACATTCCGCCGCCGCCAGATTGTTGCATTTCTTTCATACGACGCATAAATTCTGGTTGCGTAATCATAAATGGCGAAGCATTAGAATCCATTGCTTCTAATTGAACCGTATATTTATCCGCAGGAACAACTTCTGTCAAGGTAGTTTTTAACGTTTCTTTTTCTTCGTCAGAAAGTTTAGAAATTTGCTCTTCGTCTTTTTTGATTAAATTATCAATGTGATCTGCATCAACACGTGCAAAAGAAATATTCTCTTTTGAACTTTCAAGCTTTTGAATTAAATGCGGAACAATTGGAGAATCTAGTAATAAAACTTCGTATCCTTTATCTTTCGCAGCTTCAATATAACTGTGTTGTTGATCTTTGTTAGACGCGTATAAGATGATTGTTTTTCCATCTTTATCCGTTTGTGCATCTTTAATTTTTTCGTTTAATTCTTCGTACGTATAGTATTTTCCATCAACAGTTGGATATAATACAAATTTATCAGCTTTTTCAAAGAATTTATCTTCTGAAAGCATTCCGTATTCAATCACAATTTTGATATCATTCCATTTTGCTTCAAAATCTTCTCTATTGTTTTTGAATAAAGAACTTAATTTGTCTGCCACTTTACGTGTAATGTACGAAGCAATTTTCTTTACATTTCCATCTGCTTGTAAGTATGAACGCGAAACGTTTAGTGGAATATCTGGAGAATCAATGACACCTTTTAGCATCGTTAAAAACTCAGGTACAATTCCTTCTACATTATCTGTAACGTATACTTGATTTTGGTATAATTGAATTCTGTCTTTCTGCATATTCATATCATTCCCAAGTTTTGGGAAATATAAAATACCAGTTAAGTTAAACGGATAATCTACATTTAAGTGAATATTGAATAAAGGCTCTTCAAATTGCGCTGGATATAATTCTCGGTAGAATTTTTTATAATCTTCATCTTCTAAATCTGCAGGTTGTTTTGTCCACGCAGGATTTGGATTGTTGATGATATTATCAACGGTAATTGTTTCTGCTTTTGCGTCTTCTGCAGCATCTTCTGGAAGTGGTAACGTTTCTTCTTTCGTTCCAAATTTAATTGCAACAGGCATGAATTTATTATACTTTACTAACAATTCATTGATTCTTGAATCTTCTAGGAACTCCGTAGAATCTTCAGCAATGTGTAAAATAATTTCGGTTCCACGTTCCGTTTTATCGTGTGCTTCTAGTGTAAATTGTGGCGAACCATCACATGTCCAATGTGCGGCTGGAATATCTTCATTATAGCTTTTAGAAATAATTTCTACTTTTTCCGCTACCATGAAGGCAGAATAGAAACCAAGTCCAAAATGTCCGATAATTCCTGAATCTTTGGCAGAATCTTTGTATTTTTCTAAAAATTCTTCTGCTCCTGAAAAAGCAACTTGATTGATATATTTTTCAATTTCGTCCGCAGACATTCCAATTCCTTGGTCAATAATGTGCAGTTTTTTTCCTTCTTTATCTACTTTAATTTCGATGACTGGATTTCCGTATTCAACGCTTGTTTCACCAATAGTTGTTAAATGCTTAAGCTTTAGCGTAGCATCAGTAGCGTTAGAAATAATTTCTCTTAAAAAGATTTCGTGATCGCTGTATAAAAACTTCTTAATTAAAGGAAAAATATTTTCTACAGATACATTAATATTTCCTGTTGCCATTTGTTATCTTTTTAGTTTATAAATAAAAATTTGTATTGTTTGATGAGTTTCATTTCAAAAAAAATACCAATTTCACACAAGTGACAAGATGACATAATACGTGTCAAAATCATTTATTTTGAAATTAAACAATATTTCTTGTAAGGAATCAATAATCATTTCGATATATCATATATCTGATTAAGGATAGAAATTGCTAAGAAAAAGAATAATTCCTTAATCAATTGTTTATTTATTGGTTAGGTTGTTTTAAAGCACATTTATTTAAAAATAAATGTGCTTTTTCGTTTAAGTGCATTCATTTCATTAAAAGATATAATTATTAATGCTTAATATTGTCTTTCAATTTTTTAAGAATTTGTAAATTTATAGTGCGATTTCGCATTGAAAATTAAAAATCAATACTTTATGTATACATCAAGAATTATAGGATTAGGACATTACGTGCCAGATAACGTGGTGACAAATGGTGATTTGTCTAAATTAATGGACACAAATGATGAATGGATACAGGAACGAACTGGTATAAAAGAACGAAGATATGCCATAAAAGGCAGTGAAGATACTACTACAGGAATGGGCGTGAAAGCTGCGAAAGTAGCTATTGACAGCGCAGGAATTGATAAAGATGATATTGATTTTATCGTTTTTGCTACCTTAAGTCCTGATTACTATTTTCCTGGTCCAGGAGTTGCAGTTCAAAAAGCATTAGACATTAAAACCGTTGGCGCGTTAGATGTACGGAACCAATGTTCAGGATTTATATATGCAATTTCGGTAGCAGATCAGTTTATTAAAACAGGAATGTACAAAAACGTTTTGGTGATTGGTTCGGAATTACACTCACATGGTTTGGATATGACAACGCGCGGAAGAGGTGTTTCTGTCATTTTTGGAGATGGAGCTGGAGCCGCAGTTTTGACAAGAAGTGAAGACAATAATCGTGGAATTTTATCAACGCATTTACACTCACAAGGTGAACATGCTGAAGAATTAGTGCTTACGGCGCCAGGAATGGGAACACGTTGGGTAAATGATATTTTAAAAGATCATGAAAATGGAGTAGAAGACACATCCTATTATCCAAAGATGAATGGAAAGTTTGTATTTAAAAATGCAGTCGTTCGTTTTAGCGAAGTCATTATGGAAGGTTTAACGCAAAATGGCTTGAAAAAAGAAGACATTGACATGTTAATTCCGCATCAAGCGAATTTAAGAATCTCTCAATTTATACAGCGAAAATTTGGATTAAGCGACGATCAAGTATATAATAATATTATGCGTTACGGAAATACAACCGCAGCGTCAATTCCTATTGCGCTGACAGAAGCATGGCTGGAAGGAAAAGTGAAAGAAGGCGATACTGTGGTATTGGCAGCTTTCGGAAGTGGATTCACTTGGGGAAGTGTTATTATTAAATGGTAAATCTTTGAATGTGTCAATTTGAAAATTTTTCAATTTGAAGATGTGTGTGGTTGTGCTGACTCATAATTTGATAGATTATTTTTTTTCACAATTCGTTCTTTTTCCGTAGTGTAGTATTTATTTTTCGTTAAGAATTTTTGAAGCCTTGGAAAAAATTTAGAAAAATGAATGCGGTTTTAGTTTTTCAGAGAAAAAACTAAAAACACCTCTGGAAAACGCACTTTCTTTTGTTTCTTTTCTTTGGGCGAACAAAGAAAAAGAAAATAAAAAATTAAAAAATGAAGTTTGTTATCTTGAAACTTTACTAAAATCATTTGAAGGTTGTTCATGAAACTGACGTAGAGCAATCAATTTACACTATCAAACCAAACAACAGTAAAAATTCTAAAAAAAATAAAAATCCCAAGTTCTCATGAGCTTGGGATTTTTCTATAGATATAAATATCTAATAAACGTTATGCAATATTTTAGGGTATTTGTTAGAGTGCTAAATTCGAATAATCAACCTATGTAATCAATACTGAATAACTTTTTCAATAACAAAATTGTAATTTTTTTTGAAAAACAATTACTGCTTAGTAGAATTTTAACACTATTTTGGTTCAAATGTCCTAGTTTATAGATTAATAGCATTTTAGAAAATATTTAAACTCAAAAAAATCATATAAAAACAGAAAACCCTAGTTGTGCACAACTAAGGTTTTCTTTCATTAATAACTTGCAATTAACACTAACCATCAATACTAATTGAAGCTATTAAATTGTTTTAGATATTTTATTTTTTAATTAATATGAAGCGATTTACATAAATCCACCACTTCCAGATTTTTCATCATTATCACGTTGCTTACGCGATTTTGCTCTGTATTTTCTACCACCAAAACGGTATGAAACACTTACGGAAACAGTATTGCTTTCCCAGTTAAATGATCCTTCCTGTCTAAATGGTCTATCACCATTAAAACCAAATTGCATGGTGTTAAAAATATCATTGTAGTTTACACTCAACGTTCCGTTTCCTTCTGCAAAACTATAACGACCTCCAATATTTATAAAATACATTGGCTTGGTTTCAAACTGAATACCTTTGGCGCTTCCTCTGTACAATCCGAACGCAGAAAGGTTTATTTTTTTAGAAACTTTAAAGTTGTTAAACATTCTAAAATTCCAAGCAGTATTATCAACTTCAACTGTTTCACTAATTATATTATCAACTGTTGCAACATCCGTTGGAGCATTCAATGATTCTGTAATTCCTTTTTGAGTTTGCGCAAAGAAATCAAAACTAGCATTCAAACTCCACCAACTTGTGGGTCTGTAATTACTTGAAACCTCAACTCCGTAGGCTGAAGTATTGTCAAAATTATCATGTGTTAAAATCAATCTGTTCAAGTCGGTACGATCTACAAAAACGGCTCTATTGATCTCATCTTCAATAAGTCTGTAAAAAACTCCTCCAGTAATGGTTCCTTTATTTCCTAGCTTTCGAGTATAATTTATTTCCATAGAATTTGTAAACTGTGGCTGTAAATTAATATTTCCAAAAGAAGTAATCAATGGCGTACTCCATTCTCTAATAGGATTTACTTGTCCAATTCCAGGACGATCAACACGCCTGCTATAACTTACTTGGTATGAATTTTTCTCAGAAGGAGAATATGTAAAGAATGCAGATGGATAAAACTGAACATAATCATTATCAAAATCAATAGTTGTAACATCGGTTGATGCAACTTCTCTTGACAATGCATTTGCGTTAACCTGAACACTTTCTGCGCGTACACCAACTTGATATGACCACTTTTCAAATTGCTTTCCATAGGTTCCGTATGCAGAATAAATATCTCTACTATACTCAAAATCTGTACTTGGCGTTCTGCGTAAATTTCCGATGTCGGTAAATGAAAATCCACTAGATTGATAATCAATATTAGAATTGAATAAACGCGCTTCTAAACCAAGTTCTAACTTCGCTTTATTTTTTAAAGGACGCACATAATCTAAGTTAATTGTAATACGATCTCTAGCAGTTTCGGTTTCATCAATATAATTAGGAAATGTATTTGCTCCTGAAAAATTGAAATCAATATTATCATCAGCGTCATACACATTATAATCTACTTCCAATTCAATATTATGACCTTCATCATCCAAATCTAATTTATAATTAAAATTATATTGAGATGAAAAATTATCATTCTTTGCTAAGAAATCTTGGAAGTTATTAAACTGCGGATCGTCATAGAAAAAAACATCTGTATCACCATCAGTTTTACTATCCGTAATATTCTGACTCGTAAAAAATGAAAGTGTGTTTTTATCATTCAAATAAAAATCGACACCAACCTTAAATAAATGTGTCTTACGATTGTCTAAAAAGCTAAACAATTGTTCTGAATTATCATCTACTCTAGTGATATTTCCATTATTAGCATTCTTAGAAATATTGTTTCCGTAGTTTCCGAATAAGTTAAATTTTCCATTACGGTAATTCATATCAATAGAACTATTAAACTTAGACTCACGCTCAC from Kordia antarctica encodes the following:
- a CDS encoding RluA family pseudouridine synthase, whose amino-acid sequence is MKLLETHIVPKLENSVRIQEYDVAVFESVLTKSSLKKIIKKKLLLINGNVATTATFVSENDTIEIYAVATIPKKIFKLAISVVFEDDDIAIINKPAGFPTNGNYFKTIENALPHNLKPSHAPDKLPFPKPVHRLDNPTSGILIVAKTKSAQFHLYKQFELQEVSKVYEAIVIGKTNLHGEINSAVAEKEALTIYETIQTVSSLQNGYLSHVKLFPKTGRTHQLRIHLKSINHPIIGDQIHGKDEENYKKGMFLCATSIQFTHPKTKEKCSFTVEPPNKYRIFLEREARRFLKFNS
- a CDS encoding serine hydrolase, yielding MKPILNLKLLFLLLFVSIPSVQFAQNMEEKIDQLMSNQYKTDDSGATILIAKEGEIVYRKAFGKSNLELNTDMIPENVFEIGSITKQFTAVGILMLLEEGKLSLDDEITKFIPDYPTQETKITVHHLLTHTSGIKSYTSIPSLRDFARKDISPTELIDAFKNEPMDFKPGEQYLYNNSGFVLLGYIIEKVSGMPYPEFLQKRIFDELKMNNSLYGSKYTIVKNRAAGYQKQETYLNADYISMNIPYAAGSIMSTVDDMYLWHKAVRNNALISKESLAKAFTNYTLNNGDKINYGYGWAMNMINEVPVIEHGGGIFGYTTQGIYVPSENAYVIILTNCNCNSPSEIAFKIAAIAIGKPYPELSKKVTLTKEQLQKWVGAYEFEDGVVRFVSLKDDQLYSQRSDGNAAFKIFPLTQNRFFFEDSFAEYIFSDGTPKKVVFKSNINVSKGVETDKKMAESKKEIQLSEEVLKKYIGTYELAPTFFIEVNVKGNQIFAQATNQPKFELFAESEDNFFLKVVEAKITFQIDEVTKMPKSLILHQGGQNIPGKKIK
- the htpG gene encoding molecular chaperone HtpG, encoding MATGNINVSVENIFPLIKKFLYSDHEIFLREIISNATDATLKLKHLTTIGETSVEYGNPVIEIKVDKEGKKLHIIDQGIGMSADEIEKYINQVAFSGAEEFLEKYKDSAKDSGIIGHFGLGFYSAFMVAEKVEIISKSYNEDIPAAHWTCDGSPQFTLEAHDKTERGTEIILHIAEDSTEFLEDSRINELLVKYNKFMPVAIKFGTKEETLPLPEDAAEDAKAETITVDNIINNPNPAWTKQPADLEDEDYKKFYRELYPAQFEEPLFNIHLNVDYPFNLTGILYFPKLGNDMNMQKDRIQLYQNQVYVTDNVEGIVPEFLTMLKGVIDSPDIPLNVSRSYLQADGNVKKIASYITRKVADKLSSLFKNNREDFEAKWNDIKIVIEYGMLSEDKFFEKADKFVLYPTVDGKYYTYEELNEKIKDAQTDKDGKTIILYASNKDQQHSYIEAAKDKGYEVLLLDSPIVPHLIQKLESSKENISFARVDADHIDNLIKKDEEQISKLSDEEKETLKTTLTEVVPADKYTVQLEAMDSNASPFMITQPEFMRRMKEMQQSGGGGMFGNFPEMYNLIVNTNHELVGQILSTKTKKKQERLIKQSLDLARLSQNLLTGEELTQFIKRSYEMIK
- a CDS encoding 3-oxoacyl-ACP synthase III family protein; its protein translation is MYTSRIIGLGHYVPDNVVTNGDLSKLMDTNDEWIQERTGIKERRYAIKGSEDTTTGMGVKAAKVAIDSAGIDKDDIDFIVFATLSPDYYFPGPGVAVQKALDIKTVGALDVRNQCSGFIYAISVADQFIKTGMYKNVLVIGSELHSHGLDMTTRGRGVSVIFGDGAGAAVLTRSEDNNRGILSTHLHSQGEHAEELVLTAPGMGTRWVNDILKDHENGVEDTSYYPKMNGKFVFKNAVVRFSEVIMEGLTQNGLKKEDIDMLIPHQANLRISQFIQRKFGLSDDQVYNNIMRYGNTTAASIPIALTEAWLEGKVKEGDTVVLAAFGSGFTWGSVIIKW
- a CDS encoding outer membrane beta-barrel family protein, producing the protein MKKLITLCMVMLCFALHAQNSEPKIGTIEGKVVDARTQELIPYATVVIKSKTDNKILTGAISDDNGNFKIEKIPAGFLIVDIQFIGYETVTKEVTISNDNRTVSLGTIALAESATTLNEVEIVAERTTIEQKVDRKVITVGKDLVTSGPTASDIMNNLPSVSVDQQTGAISLRGNQNVRVMVDGKLSNIPTAQLLKQLPSNSIKKIELITNPSAKYNPEGMSGIINIVLHKNVKIGFNGNINIGLTRERESKFNSSIDMNYRNGKFNLFGNYGNNISKNANNGNITRVDDNSEQLFSFLDNRKTHLFKVGVDFYLNDKNTLSFFTSQNITDSKTDGDTDVFFYDDPQFNNFQDFLAKNDNFSSQYNFNYKLDLDDEGHNIELEVDYNVYDADDNIDFNFSGANTFPNYIDETETARDRITINLDYVRPLKNKAKLELGLEARLFNSNIDYQSSGFSFTDIGNLRRTPSTDFEYSRDIYSAYGTYGKQFEKWSYQVGVRAESVQVNANALSREVASTDVTTIDFDNDYVQFYPSAFFTYSPSEKNSYQVSYSRRVDRPGIGQVNPIREWSTPLITSFGNINLQPQFTNSMEINYTRKLGNKGTITGGVFYRLIEDEINRAVFVDRTDLNRLILTHDNFDNTSAYGVEVSSNYRPTSWWSLNASFDFFAQTQKGITESLNAPTDVATVDNIISETVEVDNTAWNFRMFNNFKVSKKINLSAFGLYRGSAKGIQFETKPMYFINIGGRYSFAEGNGTLSVNYNDIFNTMQFGFNGDRPFRQEGSFNWESNTVSVSVSYRFGGRKYRAKSRKQRDNDEKSGSGGFM